DNA sequence from the Leptospiraceae bacterium genome:
TGCAAAAGAGTATGACCTCGAAGATGCTCTAAAAAACGCAAAAAAATTCACTGCGGATAAGTTAGTCGACAAAGGAAAAGAAATTCGTTGTAACGGCTGCGGAGCCAGTTCCATCATAACAGAGCAATCCGACCGTTGTCCTTTCTGCGCCTCTCCGGTTGTCGTAGAAGCCAGTTCCTCCGAAGAAATGTTCATTCCCGAAAGTATTCTTCCCTTTAAAGTGGATAAAAAAAGTGCCACTCAGAAATTCAAAGATTGGATTAGCGGACTCTGGTTTGCACCTAATGACTTAAAAAAAAGAGCCCAACAAAAAGGTATGGATGGAGTTTACCTTCCCTACTGGACCTATGATGCAGAAACAACAACCGCTTACACAGGAGAAAGGGGAGAATACTACTACGAAACCGAATATTATACAGATGCCGAAGGAAACGAGAAATCCAGAGAAGTGCAAAAAACTCGCTGGTATCCGACTTCAGGAACTGTTCGGGTAAGTTTTGATGATGTGTTAGTCTGTGCCTCCAAATCGATCCCGGAAGATATTGTGAATGAACTTGAACCCTGGGATCTACAGGAATTAAAACCTTACGAGGCATCTTATCTCAGTGGTTTTATAACAGAACGATATAAGGTGGATCTAAAAGAAGGATACGGAAAAGCCCAGGAAAGAATGAAAGATGTAATCCGCACGGCTATTGAAAGAGATATAGGTGGAGACACACAGAGAATTCATTCGACAAATACAAACTATTACGATACTACCTTTAAACACATTCTTCTTCCTCTCTGGATTTCCAGCTTCCGATACAGTGAAAAAGTGTATCGATTCATGGTGAACGCCAGAACCGGAGAAGTGCAGGGAGAAAGACCCTGGAGCTGGATTAAAATTACTCTTGCAGTTCTTGTCGGACTCGGTCTTGCAATATTTATCTACTCTCTCACAGGGAAATAGAAACTATAACCCTATGGCTGCTGGTTTAAGCCAGCAGTCAGGGAGTAATGGCTCAGCTCTTTTTAAACCGATAACAGACATGAGGTAGGTTTTTTCTCTGAAAATCAAAAGGAATACTACGCTTTGTGTAATCTTTACATTCAACACCTTCCGGAAGCTCCATACGCAGACGAAATTTTTTTGAATTATTTGAGAAGTATAAAACTCCATTATTACGTAATAATCTTAAACAGTTCAGGATAAGTTCAGGATGATCCCTTTCTATATCCAGTATATGTTTCATCGCTTTGCTTTTTGAGAAAGTAGGAGGATCTAAAACGATTAAATCATAAGAATTGCTCTTTGAATTTTCTAAGAATTGAAAAACATCTTCCTTTATAAATTCATGGTTGTTGCCGGAAAAACCATTTAAAGCCATATTTTTCTTTGCTATATCTAAATAGGTTTTTGAGATATCTACAGACGTAGTACTTTTCGCATTTCCGGCTGCTGCATAAACACTAAATGAACCGGTATAACAAAAAAGATTTAAAAAATCTTTTCCATTAGTCTCTTCTTTTACAAAGGCTCGTGTCAGGCGGTGATCTAAAAAAAGCCAGGTATCGAGATAATCGCTAAGATTGATATAAAACTTGAGTCCGTTTTCGGTTATGGTAAATATGGAAGCGTTTTTGTTGAGTTTTTCGTATTGATTTTTATCTCTCATTTTTTCTCTTTCGCGGATAAAAATATCATCAGAATTAACAGCACAGCTTTCACATAAAATTTTGTATAAAATAGGATAGAATTCTTCTAATTGTTTATCTGTAGTATAATAAGGATGCTTATAAATACAGACGTATAGTTTCTGATCGTAGAAGTCGATACTCAAAGGAAATGAGGGAATGTCTCTATCATAAAAACGAAAACAAGTAATTGACTGCTTTTTGGCTCGTTTCGAATAATGTCGAAACATTTTTTGCACACGTCCGAAAAAAATCGAATTATCCACTTTCATCATTCTTTTCCTTCGGGGATATGAGAAAAGTTTTTTATCTTCATTACCCATTTTTATTGACGAAAAATTAGAATAAAACTATTAATTAATAAGTCTGGATAATATTATATGGAATCTCCCTATCCCAAAGAATTGTTTGATAAATTAGAAACTGGAATTATTTTCCTTAATCAGGAAGGAGATTTTTTATACATCAACCGGGTAGCAAAACAATATTTTCAAAACGAGTCCATAACTTCTTTAAAGCAATTAAACTTTCCATACATCCAGGAAAAGCTAGTTCATAAAATAGAGAAGGTATTTTTAAACAAGAGAAATATGGAGTTTGAGGATCGACTGGAAGAAAGAAGTCAAATCTGGTTTCAATTTTTCCTGAAGTTGATTTCAGATACAGAAGACTATATTTTATTAGAAATTAAAGAAATTTCTCCGTATAAGTATGTTGTGAGGAAATATAACGAACTGGCCGGTCTTGCCTCAAGTGCCATTTTAAAGTTGAACCGCAGGGGTGATATTATCTTTTTTAATGAATTTGCTGAAACCCTATTTGAATATAAGCGGGAAGAAGTGTTGGGAAGGAATGTGGTCGGAACTATTATTAATGAGCATGACAGTAACGGAAGGGATATGCGGGAAATGGTGAGGTTGTTTATTGAATCGGTCGGAGATCATTATAACGTACCGAATATTAATGAAAATGTTACCAAATCCGGAAATACCTTAATCATTCGCTGGCATAACCGACCTATTTATGATCACATGGGGAGACATGCAGGCATTATTTCTGTTGGAACCAACATAACAGAAGAAATTAAAACCCAGAATGCCTTAAAAAAGAATGAAAGTATTTTAAGAGCTTTATTCGATAGTTCTTATATAGCCTATTTACTGGTAGATAAAAATTATAAAATACTTACTTTTAATCGAAAGACTAAAGAATATGCACTTTTGTTGATGGGCCAAAAAGTGGAAATAGGTTCGAGTATTTTAGATCATGTACCTGATTCTATTGCTAATGAAGTCAAAACAAATTGTGCCAGGGTTTTTAATGGGGAAATGATTTCTGTTGATAGAATGTTTTTGGATACAAATAATATAGAGCAATATTTTTCTATCCAGTACATACCTGTTTATCAAGCAGATACAAAAGAAGTCTTTGCTGTATCTTTGAACATAGAAAATGTTACAGAAAAGAAGGAGTATGAGAAAAAACTAAGAGAAGCTAAAGAAACAGCTGAAGCCGCAAACCGTACAAAATCTGAATTTTTAGCCAGTATCAGTCACGAAATCCGAACTCCTCTAAATGCTATTCTGGGTTATTCTGAAATCCTGCATGAACAACTATCCCAATCGAATTATCATAGTTTTATTAGTGTTATATTAAAGAATGGGAAAAGTTTACTAAGCCTTATTGATGATATTTTAGACCTTTCTAAAATTGAAGCCGGTAAACTTTATATAAATTATGCACCACTTAAAATTCATTCTTTTTTTGATGATGTAATATGTATGTTTGAACAGCGTATTAAGGAAAAAAAGCTTGAGTTTACCATTGAAATTGAGAATACAATTCCGAGTTTATTATTACTCGATGAAGTTCGTCTACGACAAATTATGGTGAATTTGATTGGGAATGCTATCAAATTTACTGAAAAAGGTTTTGTAAAAATACTCATCACACAAATTAATTTGAATATTTCTCAGTCTAATCATGTTGATTTAAGTATTACAGTTCAGGATAGCGGGAAAGGCATACGTTTAGAAGATCAATCTCATATTTTTGAAGCTTTCAAACAGGCAGAAGGACAGGATTATACTAAATACGGAGGAACCGGACTGGGACTTGCCATTAGCTGTAAA
Encoded proteins:
- a CDS encoding class I SAM-dependent methyltransferase → MKVDNSIFFGRVQKMFRHYSKRAKKQSITCFRFYDRDIPSFPLSIDFYDQKLYVCIYKHPYYTTDKQLEEFYPILYKILCESCAVNSDDIFIREREKMRDKNQYEKLNKNASIFTITENGLKFYINLSDYLDTWLFLDHRLTRAFVKEETNGKDFLNLFCYTGSFSVYAAAGNAKSTTSVDISKTYLDIAKKNMALNGFSGNNHEFIKEDVFQFLENSKSNSYDLIVLDPPTFSKSKAMKHILDIERDHPELILNCLRLLRNNGVLYFSNNSKKFRLRMELPEGVECKDYTKRSIPFDFQRKNLPHVCYRFKKS
- a CDS encoding response regulator, which encodes MESPYPKELFDKLETGIIFLNQEGDFLYINRVAKQYFQNESITSLKQLNFPYIQEKLVHKIEKVFLNKRNMEFEDRLEERSQIWFQFFLKLISDTEDYILLEIKEISPYKYVVRKYNELAGLASSAILKLNRRGDIIFFNEFAETLFEYKREEVLGRNVVGTIINEHDSNGRDMREMVRLFIESVGDHYNVPNINENVTKSGNTLIIRWHNRPIYDHMGRHAGIISVGTNITEEIKTQNALKKNESILRALFDSSYIAYLLVDKNYKILTFNRKTKEYALLLMGQKVEIGSSILDHVPDSIANEVKTNCARVFNGEMISVDRMFLDTNNIEQYFSIQYIPVYQADTKEVFAVSLNIENVTEKKEYEKKLREAKETAEAANRTKSEFLASISHEIRTPLNAILGYSEILHEQLSQSNYHSFISVILKNGKSLLSLIDDILDLSKIEAGKLYINYAPLKIHSFFDDVICMFEQRIKEKKLEFTIEIENTIPSLLLLDEVRLRQIMVNLIGNAIKFTEKGFVKILITQINLNISQSNHVDLSITVQDSGKGIRLEDQSHIFEAFKQAEGQDYTKYGGTGLGLAISCKLAEMMNGAITVQSVPEEGSTFTVILGNVKVSSEDQGSAERKEKEEEMLYHIDGKKILIVDDLDFNRELLKLYFNGENVVIVEAADGSEAIEVAKKEKPDIILTDLIMPKLDGYQATQLMKDSEDLKHIPIIAVTASVMKETEKKIRNLFDGLIIKPISRENLNSELAHALNKKTSMVG